From a single Nicotiana tabacum cultivar K326 chromosome 8, ASM71507v2, whole genome shotgun sequence genomic region:
- the LOC107786416 gene encoding polygalacturonase QRT2-like, with protein MANFLIYKTLLLLHSKDNNLEKNVKEKTLVILFILGLRNSGISYASIIGYAGSFNVLDYGAAADGITDDSQAFLNAWNDACSSAGGSPEVIIPPNMIFLLSPLTFRGPCNSENIYFVISGRLVAPSSPAIWTGEDASQWLAFRNVSGLIVDGSGTIDGQGQGWWDQSCRYHPDMEGCTRLAPTALKFIFCSQSSISNIYFGNSAQTHILIERCNGFKVDSVLIESPGNSPNTDGIHIQSSQYVAITNSKISTGDDCISIGDYSSNVQIYNIQCGPGHGISIGSLGKGGNFAQVENIHVSNAFFYGTTNGARIKTWQVGRGYVRDVIFENLEFNSVKNPIIIDQNYCDVRGACKEMVTGVQISNVIYQNIFGTSSTDIAINLNCSMSVPCTDITMQLIQLTSATPGTTTQGREVTAYCRNAYGQEYSIEPGPCIS; from the exons ATGGCAAATTTCCTCATTTATAAGACTCTCCTACTTCTACACTCTAAAGATAATAACTTGGAGAAAAATGTAAAGGAA aaAACTTTGGTTATCTTGTTCATTCTTGGCTTGAGAAATTCAGGAATATCCTATGCAAGTATAATTGGATATGCAGGAAGTTTTAATGTCTTGGATTATGGAGCTGCTGCTGATGGTATTACAGATGATTCTCAA GCATTTCTTAATGCTTGGAATGATGCATGTTCATCAGCTGGTGGATCTCCTGAAGTGATTATTCCTCCAAATATGATATTTTTACTTAGTCCTCTCACATTCAGAGGTCCCTGCAATTCTGAAAACATCTATTTTGTG ATATCAGGTAGACTCGTTGCACCAAGCTCACCTGCTATATGGACCGGGGAGGATGCGAGTCAGTGGCTGGCTTTCAGAAATGTTAGCGGTCTAATAGTCGATGGCTCAGGAACCATTGATGGGCAGGGACAAGGATGGTGGGATCAATCATGTAGATACCACCCTGACATG GAAGGATGCACAAGATTAGCTCCTACT GCCTTGAAGTTCATTTTTTGCAGTCAGAGTTCCATCAGTAACATTTACTTTGGCAACAGTGCTCAAACTCATATACTTATAGAGAGATGCAATGGATTCAAAGTGGATAGTGTATTGATTGAATCTCCAGGAAATAGTCCAAATACTGATGGAATTCACATTCAGTCTTCTCAATATGTGGCCATTACCAATTCTAAAATCAGCACTG GGGATGATTGTATTTCAATTGGAGATTACTCTTCTAATGTACAAATATACAACATTCAATGTGGACCAGGTCATGGTATAAG TATTGGAAGCTTAGGGAAAGGTGGTAATTTTGCTCAAGTTGAAAACATTCATGTGAGCAATGCTTTCTTCTATGGAACTACAAATGGAGCTCGTATCAAGACATGGCAG GTTGGCAGAGGATATGTACGAGATGTCATATTTGAGAATCTTGAATTTAACTCAGTCAAGAATCCCATTATAATTGACCAGAATTACTGCGACGTTCGAGGAGCTTGTAAGGAAATG GTAACTGGAGTGCAAATTAGCAATGTTATTTACCAGAATATATTTGGAACATCGAGCACAGATATCGCAATAAATTTGAACTGCAGTATGTCAGTGCCATGTACTGATATAACAATGCAACTAATACAACTAACATCAGCGACACCAGGAACAACGACACAAGGAAGGGAAGTCACTGCTTATTGTAGGAATGCATATGGCCAAGAATATAGTATTGAACCTGGTCCTTGTATCTCATAA